A genomic region of Streptomyces sp. R33 contains the following coding sequences:
- the sucD gene encoding succinate--CoA ligase subunit alpha, whose protein sequence is MAIFLNKDSKVIVQGMTGATGMKHTKLMLADGTNIVGGVNPRKAGTTVDFDGTEVPVFGSVAEAMEKTGANVSVLFVPPAFAKAAVVEAIDAEIPLAVVITEGIAVHDSAAFWAYATAKGNKTRIIGPNCPGLITPGQSNAGIIPGDITKPGKIGLVSKSGTLTYQMMYELRDIGFTSAVGIGGDPVIGTTHIDALEAFEADPETELIVMIGEIGGDAEERAADFIAKNVTKPVVGYVAGFTAPEGKTMGHAGAIVSGSSGTAQAKKEALEAAGVKVGKTPTETAKLAREILNAK, encoded by the coding sequence ATGGCTATCTTCCTCAACAAGGACAGCAAGGTCATCGTCCAGGGCATGACCGGTGCCACGGGCATGAAGCACACCAAGCTGATGCTGGCTGACGGCACCAACATCGTCGGTGGCGTGAACCCGCGCAAGGCCGGCACGACCGTCGACTTCGACGGCACCGAGGTCCCGGTCTTCGGCTCCGTCGCCGAGGCGATGGAGAAGACGGGCGCCAACGTCTCCGTCCTCTTCGTCCCGCCGGCCTTCGCCAAGGCCGCCGTCGTCGAGGCCATCGACGCCGAGATCCCGCTGGCCGTCGTCATCACCGAGGGCATCGCGGTGCACGACTCCGCCGCCTTCTGGGCGTACGCGACCGCCAAGGGCAACAAGACCCGGATCATCGGCCCGAACTGCCCGGGTCTGATCACCCCCGGCCAGTCCAACGCCGGCATCATCCCGGGTGACATCACCAAGCCCGGCAAGATCGGTCTCGTGTCCAAGTCCGGCACGCTGACCTACCAGATGATGTACGAGCTCCGTGACATCGGCTTCACCTCCGCCGTCGGCATCGGTGGCGACCCGGTCATCGGCACCACGCACATCGACGCCCTGGAGGCCTTCGAGGCCGACCCGGAGACCGAGCTCATCGTCATGATCGGCGAGATCGGCGGCGACGCCGAGGAGCGTGCGGCGGACTTCATCGCGAAGAACGTCACCAAGCCGGTCGTCGGCTACGTCGCGGGCTTCACCGCCCCCGAGGGCAAGACCATGGGCCACGCCGGCGCCATCGTCTCCGGCTCCTCCGGCACCGCGCAGGCGAAGAAGGAGGCCCTCGAGGCCGCCGGCGTCAAGGTCGGCAAGACGCCGACCGAGACGGCGAAGCTCGCGCGCGAGATCCTG
- the sucC gene encoding ADP-forming succinate--CoA ligase subunit beta → MDLFEYQARDLFAKHGVPVLAGEVIDTPEAAREATERLGGKSVVKAQVKVGGRGKAGGVKLAATPDEAVARATDILGMDIKGHTVHKVMIAETAPEILEEYYVSYLLDRTNRTFLAMASVAGGMDIEQVAEETPEKLAKVPVNANEGVTIEKAREIVALAQFPAEVAEKVAEVLVTLWATFIAEDALLVEVNPLAKVASGDVIALDGKVSLDENAEFRQPGHEEFVDHAAANPLEAAAKAKNLNYVKLDGEVGIIGNGAGLVMSTLDVVAYAGENHGGVKPANFLDIGGGASAAVMANGLEIILGDPDVKSVFVNVFGGITACDEVANGIVQALALLEEKGEAVTKPLVVRLDGNNAELGRKILSDANHPLVQRVDTMDGAADKAAELAAAK, encoded by the coding sequence GTGGACCTGTTCGAGTACCAGGCGAGGGACCTCTTCGCCAAGCACGGTGTACCGGTGCTGGCCGGTGAAGTCATCGACACGCCTGAGGCGGCTCGCGAGGCCACCGAGCGGCTGGGCGGCAAGTCGGTCGTCAAGGCGCAGGTGAAGGTCGGCGGCCGCGGCAAGGCCGGCGGCGTCAAGCTCGCCGCCACCCCGGACGAGGCCGTCGCCCGCGCGACGGACATCCTGGGCATGGACATCAAGGGCCACACGGTCCACAAGGTGATGATCGCCGAGACCGCTCCCGAGATCCTCGAGGAGTACTACGTCTCGTACCTGCTGGACCGCACCAACCGCACCTTCCTGGCCATGGCCTCGGTCGCGGGCGGCATGGACATCGAGCAGGTCGCCGAGGAGACCCCGGAGAAGCTCGCCAAGGTCCCGGTGAACGCCAACGAGGGCGTGACCATCGAGAAGGCCCGCGAGATCGTCGCGCTGGCGCAGTTCCCGGCCGAGGTCGCGGAGAAGGTCGCCGAGGTCCTCGTGACCCTGTGGGCGACCTTCATCGCCGAGGACGCGCTCCTCGTCGAGGTCAACCCGCTCGCGAAGGTCGCCTCCGGCGACGTCATCGCCCTCGACGGCAAGGTCTCGCTCGACGAGAACGCCGAGTTCCGCCAGCCGGGCCACGAGGAGTTCGTGGACCACGCGGCCGCGAACCCGCTCGAGGCCGCCGCCAAGGCGAAGAACCTCAACTACGTCAAGCTCGACGGTGAGGTCGGCATCATCGGCAACGGCGCGGGTCTCGTCATGAGCACCCTCGACGTCGTCGCGTACGCCGGTGAGAACCACGGCGGCGTCAAGCCCGCCAACTTCCTGGACATCGGCGGTGGCGCCTCCGCCGCCGTCATGGCCAACGGTCTCGAGATCATCCTCGGCGACCCGGACGTCAAGTCCGTCTTCGTCAACGTCTTCGGTGGCATCACCGCCTGCGACGAGGTCGCCAACGGCATCGTCCAGGCGCTGGCCCTGCTGGAGGAGAAGGGCGAGGCGGTCACCAAGCCGCTCGTCGTCCGTCTCGACGGCAACAACGCCGAGCTGGGTCGCAAGATCCTCTCGGACGCCAACCACCCGCTGGTGCAGCGCGTGGACACCATGGACGGCGCGGCCGACAAGGCCGCCGAGCTCGCGGCTGCGAAGTAA
- a CDS encoding VWA domain-containing protein: protein MTGTGISVGGDGVEARLRRWRMVLGGDGDGTGWVPGGRDVGMDAALSALYGGAGSGERSGGLGGSAPHVARWLGDIRTYFPSSVVQVMQRDAIERLGLASLLLEPEMLEAVEPDVHLVGTLLSLNKAMPETTRETARAVVRKVVEQLEKRLASRTRATLTGALDRSARTSRPRHADIDWDRTIRANLKNYLPEYKTVVPERLVGYGRAAQAVKKEVVLCIDQSGSMAASVVHAAVFGAVLASMRSIATRLVVFDTAVVDLTDQLDDPVDVLFGTQLGGGTDINRALAYCQSRITRPADTVVVLISDLYEGGIRNEMLGRVAAMKASGVEFVALLALSDEGAPAYDREHAAALAALGAPAFACTPDLFPEVMAAALEKRPLPIP from the coding sequence ATGACCGGTACCGGGATCTCGGTGGGCGGCGACGGCGTCGAGGCGCGGTTGCGGCGGTGGCGGATGGTGCTCGGAGGGGATGGGGACGGGACCGGGTGGGTGCCTGGCGGGCGGGATGTCGGTATGGATGCCGCGCTGTCGGCGCTGTACGGCGGCGCCGGAAGCGGGGAGCGGAGCGGGGGGCTCGGGGGGTCCGCGCCCCACGTGGCGCGCTGGCTCGGGGACATCCGTACGTACTTCCCCAGCTCCGTCGTCCAGGTCATGCAGCGGGACGCCATCGAGCGGCTCGGCCTCGCCTCGCTCCTCCTCGAGCCCGAGATGCTGGAGGCCGTCGAGCCCGACGTCCATCTCGTCGGAACGCTGCTCTCCCTCAACAAGGCCATGCCCGAGACGACCCGGGAGACGGCCCGCGCCGTCGTCCGCAAGGTGGTCGAGCAGCTCGAGAAGCGGCTCGCGTCCCGCACCCGCGCCACCCTCACCGGCGCCCTCGACCGCTCCGCCCGGACGAGCCGCCCCCGGCACGCGGACATCGACTGGGACCGGACCATCCGGGCGAATCTGAAGAACTACCTGCCGGAGTACAAGACCGTCGTCCCCGAGCGGCTCGTCGGGTACGGGCGCGCCGCCCAGGCGGTGAAGAAGGAGGTGGTCCTCTGCATCGACCAGTCCGGATCGATGGCGGCCTCCGTCGTCCACGCCGCCGTCTTCGGCGCGGTCCTCGCCTCGATGCGGTCGATCGCGACCCGGCTCGTGGTCTTCGACACCGCCGTCGTGGACCTGACGGATCAGCTCGACGATCCGGTCGACGTCCTGTTCGGCACACAGCTCGGCGGCGGCACCGACATCAACCGCGCGCTCGCCTACTGCCAGTCCAGGATCACCCGTCCCGCCGACACCGTCGTGGTCCTGATCAGTGATCTCTACGAGGGCGGCATACGCAACGAGATGCTGGGCCGAGTGGCGGCCATGAAGGCGTCCGGCGTCGAGTTCGTGGCCCTGCTCGCGCTGTCCGACGAGGGCGCTCCCGCCTACGACCGCGAGCACGCCGCGGCCCTTGCGGCCCTGGGCGCCCCGGCCTTCGCCTGCACACCCGACCTGTTCCCCGAGGTGATGGCCGCGGCCCTGGAGAAGCGCCCCCTGCCCATCCCCTGA
- a CDS encoding DUF5682 family protein gives MNGASSPAAGRRGPLLLGVRHHGPGSARAVRAALEAARPAAVLIEGPPEGDALLALAADPGMRPPVALLAHAADDPGRAAFWPLAAFSPEWVAIRWAQEQEVPVPVRFIDLPAAHTLAAESGTDPDGGESVRPDPLAVLAETAGYDDPERWWEDVVEHRGAGRADPLAAFEALGEAMGALREAYGDGGHARDLVREAYMRQRMRAARREFGDAYAVVCGAWHVPALRAKTTAAADKALLTGLPKVKVETTWVPWSHRRLARAGGYGAGITSPGWYAHLFAARDRPIERWLTKVAGLLREEDRQVSSAHVIEAVRLAGTLAAVRGRPVAGLTETLEAVRAVMCDGSEIPLALVEDRLVVGDVLGEVPDGAPVVPLQRDLTRQQRSLRLKAEAQERDLELDLRKDTDAAKSLLLHRLRLLGIDWGTPAASRGSTGTFRETWRLRWEPELSVRVAEAGIWGTTVVAAATAKAEADAAGAAELGEVTALAERCLLAGLSEALPAVLRALADRAALDTDVARLAKALPALARSLRYGDVRGTDAAALGTVAGGLAERICVALPAACAAGLDADAAAELRGHVDGVHGAIGLLEADGLWDRWSAVLRALAGRDTVPGAIRGRAARLLLDDGRLPAEETARLMGLALSPAASPADAAGWIDGFAGGGGTLLVHDERLLGLIDAWLTAVPERAFTDVLPLLRRTFGSYDPAVKRTLGELIRRGPSARAAPSQAPEGFAPTLDPARANAVLPVLSLLLPTPG, from the coding sequence ATGAACGGTGCGAGCAGCCCGGCCGCGGGGCGGCGGGGGCCGCTGCTGCTGGGCGTACGGCACCACGGCCCCGGCTCGGCCCGCGCGGTGCGGGCCGCCCTCGAGGCGGCCCGCCCGGCGGCCGTGCTGATCGAGGGCCCGCCGGAGGGGGACGCGCTGCTGGCGCTGGCCGCCGACCCGGGGATGCGGCCGCCCGTCGCCCTACTCGCGCACGCCGCCGACGATCCGGGCAGGGCTGCGTTCTGGCCGCTGGCCGCGTTCTCGCCGGAGTGGGTCGCCATCCGCTGGGCGCAGGAGCAGGAGGTACCGGTTCCGGTGCGGTTCATCGACCTCCCGGCCGCGCACACGCTGGCGGCGGAGAGCGGAACCGACCCGGACGGGGGCGAGTCCGTACGACCGGATCCCCTGGCGGTGCTCGCCGAGACCGCCGGGTACGACGACCCCGAGCGCTGGTGGGAGGACGTGGTCGAGCACCGGGGCGCCGGCCGGGCGGACCCCCTTGCCGCGTTCGAGGCCCTCGGGGAGGCGATGGGGGCGCTGCGCGAGGCGTACGGGGACGGCGGCCACGCGCGGGACCTGGTGCGCGAGGCGTATATGCGGCAGCGGATGCGGGCCGCCCGCCGGGAGTTCGGGGATGCGTACGCCGTGGTGTGCGGGGCCTGGCACGTACCGGCGCTGCGCGCGAAGACCACGGCCGCCGCGGACAAGGCACTGCTCACCGGGCTGCCCAAGGTCAAGGTGGAGACCACCTGGGTGCCCTGGAGCCACCGGCGGCTCGCCCGGGCCGGCGGGTACGGCGCGGGCATCACCTCGCCCGGCTGGTACGCCCACCTCTTCGCGGCCCGGGACCGGCCCATTGAGCGGTGGCTGACCAAGGTCGCCGGGCTGCTGCGGGAGGAGGACCGGCAGGTCTCCTCGGCGCACGTCATCGAGGCGGTCCGGCTGGCGGGGACGCTGGCCGCGGTGCGGGGGCGGCCGGTGGCCGGGCTGACGGAGACCCTCGAGGCGGTGCGGGCGGTGATGTGCGACGGCTCCGAGATACCGCTCGCGCTCGTCGAGGACCGCCTGGTCGTCGGCGACGTGCTCGGTGAAGTCCCGGACGGCGCGCCCGTCGTACCGCTGCAGCGGGACCTGACCCGGCAGCAGCGCTCGCTGCGGCTCAAGGCCGAGGCGCAGGAGCGTGACCTGGAGCTCGACCTGCGCAAGGACACCGACGCGGCCAAGTCGCTGCTGCTGCACCGGCTGCGGCTGCTCGGCATCGACTGGGGCACGCCGGCCGCCTCGCGCGGGAGCACGGGGACGTTCCGCGAGACGTGGCGGCTGCGGTGGGAGCCGGAGCTGTCGGTGCGGGTCGCCGAGGCCGGGATCTGGGGCACCACCGTCGTGGCGGCCGCCACCGCCAAGGCCGAGGCGGATGCGGCGGGGGCGGCGGAGCTCGGCGAGGTGACGGCGCTGGCCGAGCGGTGCCTGCTCGCCGGGCTGTCCGAGGCGCTGCCCGCCGTACTGCGGGCCCTCGCGGACCGGGCCGCGCTGGACACCGACGTGGCGCGGCTGGCCAAGGCCCTGCCGGCGCTGGCCCGTTCACTTCGGTACGGGGACGTACGGGGGACGGACGCGGCGGCGCTGGGCACGGTCGCGGGCGGGCTCGCGGAACGGATATGCGTGGCGTTGCCGGCCGCGTGCGCGGCGGGTCTGGACGCGGATGCGGCGGCCGAACTGCGGGGGCACGTGGACGGGGTCCACGGCGCGATCGGGCTCCTGGAGGCGGACGGCCTGTGGGATCGCTGGTCGGCGGTGCTGCGGGCGCTGGCCGGGCGGGACACGGTGCCGGGGGCGATCCGCGGGCGGGCGGCCAGGCTGCTCCTGGACGACGGGCGGCTGCCGGCGGAGGAGACGGCGCGGCTGATGGGGCTCGCGCTGTCCCCGGCGGCGTCGCCGGCGGACGCGGCGGGCTGGATCGACGGCTTCGCGGGGGGCGGGGGCACGCTGCTCGTCCACGACGAGCGGCTGCTGGGGCTGATCGACGCGTGGCTGACGGCGGTGCCGGAGCGGGCCTTCACCGACGTACTGCCCCTCCTCCGAAGGACGTTCGGGTCGTACGACCCGGCCGTCAAGCGAACGCTGGGGGAGCTGATCCGCCGCGGCCCGTCGGCGAGGGCCGCGCCGTCCCAGGCCCCCGAGGGCTTCGCCCCCACCCTGGACCCCGCCCGGGCGAACGCAGTGCTCCCCGTCCTCAGCCTCCTCCTCCCGACCCCGGGATGA
- a CDS encoding AAA family ATPase has product MTMPGNGKGAEALRPHAEDAFAEELKALAATDDRPRPTRWKLSPWAVATYLLGGTLEDGTVITPKYVGPRRIVEVAVTTLATDRALLLLGVPGTAKTWVSEHLAAAVSGDSTLLVQGTAGTPEEAIRYGWNYARLLAHGPSREALVPSPVMRAMAEGMTARVEELTRIPADVQDTLITVLSEKTLPIPELGQEVQAVRGFNLIATANDRDRGVNELSSALRRRFNTVVLPLPATAEAEVDIVARRVDQMGRALDLPAVPEGLEEIRRVVTVFRELRDGVTGDGRTKVKSPSGTLSTAEAISVVTGGLALAAHFGDGVLRPSDVAAGILGAVVRDPAADKIVWQEYLEAVVRERDGWKDFYRACREVTA; this is encoded by the coding sequence ATGACCATGCCCGGGAACGGCAAGGGCGCCGAGGCGCTGCGACCGCACGCCGAAGACGCCTTCGCGGAAGAACTGAAAGCCCTCGCGGCCACCGACGACCGGCCCCGCCCGACGCGCTGGAAGCTCTCCCCGTGGGCCGTCGCGACGTACCTCCTCGGCGGCACCCTCGAGGACGGCACGGTCATCACGCCCAAGTACGTCGGCCCGCGCCGCATCGTGGAGGTCGCCGTCACCACCCTCGCCACGGACCGCGCCCTGCTCCTGCTCGGCGTCCCCGGCACCGCCAAGACATGGGTGTCCGAGCACCTGGCCGCCGCCGTCAGCGGAGACTCCACCCTCCTCGTCCAGGGCACCGCCGGCACCCCCGAGGAGGCGATCCGGTACGGCTGGAACTACGCCCGCCTCCTCGCCCACGGGCCCAGCCGCGAAGCCCTCGTGCCGAGCCCGGTCATGCGGGCCATGGCCGAGGGCATGACCGCCCGCGTCGAGGAGCTCACGCGCATCCCGGCCGACGTCCAGGACACCCTCATCACCGTCCTGTCGGAGAAGACGCTGCCCATCCCGGAGCTCGGCCAGGAGGTGCAGGCCGTGCGCGGCTTCAACCTCATCGCCACCGCCAACGACCGTGACCGCGGGGTCAACGAGCTCTCCAGCGCGCTGCGCCGCCGCTTCAACACCGTCGTGCTGCCGCTGCCCGCCACCGCCGAGGCCGAGGTGGACATCGTCGCCCGCCGCGTCGACCAGATGGGCCGCGCCCTCGACCTGCCGGCCGTGCCCGAGGGACTGGAGGAGATCCGCCGCGTCGTCACCGTCTTCCGCGAACTGCGGGACGGGGTCACCGGCGACGGCCGTACGAAGGTGAAGTCGCCGAGCGGCACCCTGTCCACCGCGGAGGCCATATCGGTCGTCACCGGCGGCCTGGCCCTGGCGGCCCACTTCGGGGACGGAGTCCTGCGCCCGTCCGACGTGGCCGCCGGGATCCTCGGCGCCGTCGTCCGGGACCCGGCCGCCGACAAGATCGTCTGGCAGGAGTACCTCGAGGCCGTGGTGCGCGAGCGGGACGGCTGGAAGGACTTCTACCGCGCCTGCCGGGAGGTGACGGCATGA
- a CDS encoding SWIM zinc finger family protein, with translation MTEQAVRWTAEQVLALAPDEASRKAGARLGGAGPWSQTGDSASGSVWGLCKGSGSTPYRTVVDLRGPAYKCSCPSRKFPCKHALGLLLLWAAEGFGEPGEAPDWAAGWLAERVAKSERPAAAAGRPVDEEAAKRRAERRAARITAGVGELEQRLEDVLRDGLAGQQQAGYAPWEETAARMVDAQAPGLAARVRELGTIPSCGPGWPARMLEEGALLHLLNRGWLGLAGLPEPLAATVRSRVGLGGTAAEGEVVRDRWLVLSQYDSVSPDGRLTTRRTWLRGLGSGRPALVLDFGPPGRPPGLALPVGLVLEAEARFRPGSAGLRADLGERAAAAAPCDRIPAGVGTGEALEAYGAALREDPWLDSWPVVLGAVIPIPGELGWQLADAEGDSALPVALPGGGSRSGLWQLAALSGGGPVTVFGECGHRGFTPLTAWHPGCPEPVALG, from the coding sequence ATGACTGAGCAGGCGGTCCGCTGGACGGCGGAACAGGTACTGGCCCTGGCTCCTGACGAAGCATCACGCAAGGCGGGGGCCAGGCTGGGCGGGGCGGGTCCGTGGTCACAGACCGGAGATTCCGCTTCTGGTTCGGTGTGGGGGTTGTGCAAGGGCAGCGGCAGCACGCCGTACCGGACGGTCGTGGACCTGAGGGGGCCCGCGTACAAGTGCTCCTGTCCGAGCCGGAAGTTCCCGTGCAAGCACGCGCTCGGGCTGCTGCTGCTCTGGGCGGCGGAGGGGTTCGGCGAGCCCGGCGAGGCGCCGGACTGGGCCGCCGGGTGGCTGGCCGAGCGGGTGGCGAAGTCCGAGCGTCCCGCGGCCGCGGCGGGCAGACCGGTGGACGAGGAGGCGGCGAAGCGCCGGGCCGAACGGAGGGCGGCCCGGATCACTGCGGGCGTCGGCGAGCTGGAGCAGCGGCTCGAGGACGTGCTGCGCGATGGCCTGGCCGGCCAGCAGCAGGCGGGGTACGCGCCCTGGGAGGAGACGGCCGCCCGGATGGTCGACGCCCAGGCACCCGGACTGGCGGCCCGGGTCCGGGAGTTGGGGACGATACCCAGTTGCGGTCCCGGATGGCCCGCCCGGATGCTGGAGGAGGGCGCGCTGCTGCACCTGCTGAACCGGGGTTGGCTCGGGTTGGCAGGTCTGCCGGAGCCGCTCGCCGCGACGGTCCGGAGCAGGGTGGGGCTCGGGGGTACCGCCGCGGAGGGGGAGGTCGTACGGGACCGCTGGCTGGTGCTGTCCCAGTACGACTCGGTGTCGCCGGACGGCCGGCTCACCACCCGGCGGACTTGGCTGCGCGGGCTGGGGAGCGGGCGCCCGGCCCTGGTCCTGGACTTCGGTCCGCCCGGGCGGCCTCCGGGGCTGGCACTGCCCGTGGGGCTGGTGCTGGAGGCGGAGGCTCGCTTCCGGCCCGGTTCGGCGGGGCTGCGGGCGGATCTCGGGGAGAGGGCCGCGGCGGCCGCGCCGTGCGATCGGATCCCGGCCGGGGTCGGTACGGGGGAGGCACTGGAGGCGTACGGAGCGGCGCTGCGGGAAGACCCGTGGCTCGACTCGTGGCCGGTGGTGCTGGGTGCGGTGATCCCGATACCGGGGGAACTGGGCTGGCAGCTGGCGGACGCGGAGGGCGACTCCGCGCTGCCGGTCGCACTCCCCGGCGGCGGATCGCGGTCCGGGCTGTGGCAGCTGGCCGCGCTCTCGGGCGGCGGCCCGGTCACGGTGTTCGGCGAATGCGGACACCGCGGATTCACTCCATTGACGGCGTGGCATCCGGGCTGCCCGGAACCGGTCGCTTTGGGGTGA
- a CDS encoding DUF5691 domain-containing protein, with protein sequence MTTTGTTTGTTTTTTTGTTADAGYGEWEELVGAALLGTGRRQGNPAALLDAAAVQTVRRRAGLRPAEAGPRPDPAPRDPRPAPPEPARRRLAQLLAGRTGAGSGGGRRGAAPDLTELLPQWLAAAGRHGYRAPHALVPALLEAARARTDLRPQALALAGARGLWLARLNPDWRFALRGGAGGAGELPGPEDRTGVERLWQEGLFAERVALLGTVRAHEAAAATRLLSTTWATERAEDRLMFLDSLRVGLTAADEPFLEAALGDRSRNVRATAAELLSALPESALAGRMAERALACVGPQGVTPPAECDAGMLRDGVVARPPAGRGERAWWLGQLVEAAPLSCWRERFGGLGPAEIVALPVAEGESWREELHAAWCRAAVRQRDPHWSKALLGAASAPPATAPGTASLAERAKLLSILPEGERAEWVAEFIRAHGLSEAFQLLGVCMVPWAGTLGRAVVDALDAAREAGSYPWSFSGVMGLAERCLDPAAADHLESLTTASDGPPDTSPGAAAYWSEAFQRLVATLRLRATMLAELAPGP encoded by the coding sequence GTGACCACGACGGGGACGACCACGGGCACGACTACGACTACGACTACGGGCACGACCGCGGACGCGGGTTACGGGGAGTGGGAGGAGCTGGTCGGGGCCGCGCTGCTGGGGACCGGTCGGCGGCAGGGAAATCCGGCGGCGCTGCTCGATGCGGCGGCCGTCCAGACCGTACGGCGCCGGGCCGGGCTGCGGCCCGCCGAGGCGGGTCCGCGGCCCGATCCCGCGCCGCGGGATCCGCGCCCGGCTCCGCCGGAGCCGGCCCGGCGGCGGCTCGCCCAGCTGCTGGCCGGGCGGACCGGCGCGGGCAGCGGGGGCGGGCGGCGCGGGGCGGCCCCGGATCTGACGGAGCTGCTGCCGCAGTGGCTGGCCGCCGCCGGGCGGCACGGCTACCGGGCGCCGCACGCGCTGGTGCCGGCCCTGCTGGAGGCGGCCCGCGCCCGTACGGACCTGCGCCCGCAGGCGCTGGCCCTGGCCGGGGCGCGGGGGCTGTGGCTGGCCCGGCTGAACCCCGACTGGCGGTTCGCCCTGCGCGGCGGGGCGGGCGGCGCCGGGGAACTGCCCGGCCCCGAGGACCGGACCGGGGTGGAACGGCTCTGGCAGGAGGGGCTGTTCGCGGAGCGCGTGGCCCTGCTGGGGACCGTACGGGCACATGAGGCGGCGGCGGCGACGCGGCTGCTGTCGACGACCTGGGCCACGGAACGGGCCGAGGACCGGCTGATGTTCCTCGATTCGCTGCGGGTGGGGCTCACGGCGGCGGACGAGCCGTTCCTGGAGGCGGCCCTGGGCGACCGGAGCCGCAACGTCCGGGCGACGGCAGCCGAGCTGCTGTCCGCGCTGCCGGAGTCCGCGCTGGCCGGGCGGATGGCGGAGCGGGCGCTGGCCTGCGTGGGGCCGCAGGGGGTGACTCCGCCGGCCGAGTGCGATGCGGGGATGCTCCGGGACGGGGTGGTCGCACGGCCGCCGGCCGGGCGCGGGGAGCGGGCCTGGTGGCTGGGCCAGCTGGTGGAGGCGGCGCCGCTGTCCTGCTGGCGGGAGCGGTTCGGCGGGCTCGGCCCGGCGGAGATCGTGGCGCTGCCGGTGGCCGAGGGCGAGAGCTGGCGGGAGGAGCTGCATGCGGCGTGGTGCCGGGCGGCGGTGCGCCAGCGTGATCCGCACTGGTCGAAGGCCCTGCTCGGCGCGGCGTCGGCGCCGCCCGCGACGGCCCCCGGCACGGCGTCGCTCGCGGAGCGGGCGAAGCTGCTGTCGATCCTGCCGGAGGGGGAACGGGCGGAGTGGGTCGCGGAGTTCATACGGGCCCACGGCCTCTCGGAGGCCTTCCAGCTCCTCGGCGTGTGCATGGTGCCGTGGGCGGGGACGCTGGGCCGGGCCGTGGTGGACGCGCTGGACGCCGCCAGGGAGGCGGGCAGCTACCCGTGGAGCTTCAGCGGGGTGATGGGCTTGGCGGAGCGCTGCCTGGATCCCGCGGCGGCCGACCACCTGGAGTCCCTGACGACGGCGTCGGACGGCCCGCCGGACACGTCCCCGGGCGCGGCGGCGTACTGGTCGGAGGCCTTCCAGCGCCTGGTCGCCACGCTGCGCCTGCGCGCCACGATGCTTGCGGAGCTGGCCCCGGGACCCTGA
- a CDS encoding cobalamin B12-binding domain-containing protein, with product MGVTGPIRVVVAKPGLDGHDRGAKVIARALRDAGMEVIYTGLHQTPEQIVDTAIQEDADAIGLSILSGAHNTLFARVLELLKERDAEDIKVFGGGIIPDDDIAPLKEKGVAEIFTPGATTTAIVDWVRANVRTA from the coding sequence ATGGGTGTGACCGGTCCGATCCGTGTGGTGGTGGCCAAGCCGGGTCTCGACGGCCACGACCGCGGGGCCAAGGTGATCGCGCGTGCGCTGCGGGACGCGGGCATGGAGGTCATCTACACCGGCCTCCACCAGACCCCCGAGCAGATCGTGGACACCGCCATCCAGGAGGACGCCGACGCGATCGGCCTCTCGATCCTCTCCGGCGCCCACAACACGCTGTTCGCGCGCGTCCTCGAACTCCTCAAGGAGCGCGACGCGGAGGACATCAAGGTCTTCGGCGGCGGCATCATCCCGGACGACGACATCGCCCCCCTGAAGGAAAAGGGCGTGGCCGAAATCTTCACCCCGGGCGCAACGACGACGGCGATCGTGGACTGGGTCCGCGCCAACGTCCGTACCGCGTAG
- a CDS encoding esterase/lipase family protein, with translation MGVSIPVPVSGAALRAGVLEAVVLGGHLLLYPTGILQEKPAGTGRKHLGQTPALLLHGFTDNRSVFVLLRRTLAAGGRRQVETYNYSPFTRDLRVTARHLARRVEELCERTGRDQVDLVGHSLGGLVGRYYVQCLGGDARVRMLVTLGTPHSGTRIAPFMDAHPLVRQMRPDSEVMAELRAPAPGCRTRCVAFWSEFDELMDPTETACIEHPDLLVENVQVTGIGHLALAAHPAVTAAVRRTLDGPGPAAVESLGDAASVA, from the coding sequence GTGGGGGTGTCCATACCCGTACCCGTGTCCGGTGCCGCGCTGCGCGCCGGCGTGCTGGAGGCGGTGGTCCTCGGCGGCCACCTGCTCCTCTACCCGACCGGGATACTCCAGGAGAAGCCCGCCGGAACCGGCAGAAAACACCTCGGGCAGACGCCCGCGCTCCTGCTGCACGGGTTCACCGACAACCGGTCCGTCTTCGTCCTGCTGCGCCGCACCCTCGCCGCGGGCGGACGGCGGCAGGTGGAGACGTACAACTACTCCCCCTTCACGCGCGACCTGCGCGTCACCGCCCGCCACCTCGCCCGGCGCGTCGAGGAGCTGTGCGAGCGCACGGGACGGGATCAGGTGGACCTGGTCGGGCACAGTCTGGGCGGGCTGGTCGGGCGGTACTACGTCCAGTGCCTCGGCGGCGACGCCCGCGTCCGCATGCTCGTCACGCTCGGCACCCCGCATTCCGGTACGCGGATCGCTCCTTTCATGGACGCCCACCCGCTGGTCCGGCAGATGCGCCCTGATTCCGAGGTCATGGCCGAACTGCGGGCGCCCGCGCCCGGCTGCCGGACCCGATGCGTCGCGTTCTGGAGCGAGTTCGACGAGCTGATGGATCCGACCGAGACCGCCTGCATCGAACATCCGGATCTCCTCGTGGAGAACGTGCAGGTCACCGGCATCGGACACCTCGCCCTGGCCGCCCATCCCGCCGTGACGGCGGCGGTCCGGCGCACACTCGACGGGCCCGGTCCGGCCGCCGTCGAAAGCCTGGGAGACGCCGCTTCCGTCGCGTGA